One window of Ailuropoda melanoleuca isolate Jingjing chromosome 3, ASM200744v2, whole genome shotgun sequence genomic DNA carries:
- the APBB3 gene encoding amyloid-beta A4 precursor protein-binding family B member 3 isoform X1 — MSVGPLASVRLSRSHARKRAPTWGSRGLFTRATPRRAALLGLVLSRPWDLARTPSRICAAPVGPASAERLGLWAQQIRRSSWAEIAGRRRPAGTRSGLCWARITCWPSFWSTAMMTCGGTRVLRGSQDCPLAGERYAMLQVLTIGMCPVAAPSGSAQPGRQEMQRTQARGRKGFGDFGPPRGDPSLVWRAHWTAGTLCPGMVRNPTSRAWNQGLRALLSFPLTRQCFAVRSLGWVEVPEEDLVPGKSSIAVNNCIQQLAQMRSRSRSQPPEGAWGEGQNMLMILKKDAMSLVNPLDHSLIHCQPLVHIRVWGVGSSKGRDSPISDPARDFAFVAGDKDSCMLKCHVFRCDVPAKAIASALQGLCAQILSERVGVNGDSPCSSLDPISPEDLPQQVELLDAVSQAAQKYEALYMGTLPVNKAMGMDVLNEAICTLTNRGDQDTWVPAMLSVSDSLMTAHPIQSSQGPASARSSGDQAWCGQAEAGAEEEPLWQCPVRLVTFIGVGRDPHTFGLIADLGRQSFQCAAFWCQPHAGGLSEAVQAACMVQYQKCLVASAARGKAWGAQARARLRLKRTSSVDSPGGPLPLPLLKGGVGGAGAAPRKRGVFSFLDAFRLKPSLLHMP; from the exons ATGTCAGTGGGGCCGTTGGCGTCGGTGCGCCTTTCCCGGAGCCACGCACGGAAACGCGCACCCACTTGGGGATCCAGAGGCCTGTTTACACGCGCCACCCCTCGGCGGGCGGCGCTGCTCGGGCTCGTCCTTTCCCGCCCCTGGGATCTGGCTCGTACCCCATCTCGTATTTGTGCGGCGCCTGTTGGCCCGGCCAGCGCAGAGAGGCTGGGCTTGTGGGCACAGCAGATCCGGAGGTCGAGCTGGGCTGAGATTGCGGGCCGGCGAAGGCCGGCGGGGACGCGGTCGGGGCTATGCTGGGCAAGGATTACATGCTGGCCATCATTCTGGTCAACTGCGATG ATGACTTGTGGGGGGACCAGAGTCTTGAGGGGGAGCCAGGACTGCCCCCTGGCTGGAGAAAGATACGCGATGCTGCAGGTACTTACTATTGGCATGTGCCCAGTGGCAGCACCCAGTGGCAGCGCCCAACCTGGGAGACAGGAGATGCAGAGGACCCAGGCACG AGGACGGAAGGGATTTGGGGACTTCGGCCCCCCAAGGGGAGATCCTTCTCTAGTCTGGAGAGCTCACTGGACCGCAG GAACTCTCTGTCCTGGTATGGTGAGGAATCCTACATCCAGAGCATGGAACCAGGGGCTAAG GGCCCTCCTGTCCTTTCCCCTAACCCGTCAGTGCTTTGCAGTCCGCTCCCTGGGTTGGGTAGAGGTACCCGAAGAGGATCTGGTACCAGGGAAGAGCAGTATTGCAGTCAATAACTGCATCCAGCAACTGGCTCAGATGCGCAGCCGTAGCCGCAGCCAGCCCCCAGAGGGTGCCTGGGGCGAG GGTCAGAACATGCTGATGATCCTAAAGAAGGATGCCATGAGCCTGGTGAATCCTCTGGACCACAGTCTGATCCACTGCCAGCCTCTGGTGCACATCCGTGTGTGGGGTGTGGGCAGCTCCAAGGGCCG TGACAG CCCCATCTCTGACCCTGCCAGGGACTTCGCTTTTGTGGCGGGTGACAAAGACAGCTGTATGCTCAAGTGCCATGTGTTTCGCTGTGATGTCCCTGCCAAGGCCATCGCCAGTGCCCTGCAGGGGCTCTGTGCCCAG ATCTTGTCAGAGCGTGTAGGTGTCAATGGTGATTCCCCTTGCTCCTCCCTAGACCCCATCTCCCCTGAGGACCTGCCACAGCAAG TGGAGCTACTGGATGCAGTGAGTCAAGCTGCTCAGAAGTACGAGGCGCTGTACATGGGGACCTTGCCAGTCAACAAAGCCATGG GCATGGACGTGCTGAATGAGGCCATTTGTACCCTCACCAACCGAGGGGACCAGGATACCTGGGTCCCTGCCATGCTCAGTGTGTCTGACTCTCTGATGACTGCACATCCCATTCAG AGCTCACAGGGTCCAGCCAGTGCCCGGTCCTCTGGTGACCAGGCCTGGTGTGGGCAGGCAGAAGCTGGTGCAGAGGAGGAACCACTATGGCAGTGCCCTGTGCGCCTTGTGACCTTTATTGGTGTTGGCCGTGACCCTCACACCTTTGGCCTCATTGCTGACCTGGGCCGTCAGAGCTTTCAGTGTGCAGCCTTCTGGTGCCAGCCCCATGCAGGGGGACTCTCTGAAGCTGTGCAGGCTGCTTGTATG GTTCAGTACCAGAAGTGTCTTGTGGCCTCTGCAGCTCGAGGCAAGGCCTGGGGTGCCCAGGCCCGTGCCCGCCTGCGGCTCAAGCGGACCAGCTCCGTGGACTCCCCAGGAGGtcccctgccgctccccctgctcaaaGGAGGGGTTGGGGGTGCAGGGGCAGCCCCTCGAAAGCGGggtgtcttctcttttcttgatgCCTTCCGCCTGAAACCCTCTCTGCTCCATATGCCCTAA
- the APBB3 gene encoding amyloid-beta A4 precursor protein-binding family B member 3 isoform X6, with product MSVGPLASVRLSRSHARKRAPTWGSRGLFTRATPRRAALLGLVLSRPWDLARTPSRICAAPVGPASAERLGLWAQQIRRSSWAEIAGRRRPAGTRSGLCWARITCWPSFWSTAMMTCGGTRVLRGSQDCPLAGERYAMLQVLTIGMCPVAAPSGSAQPGRQEMQRTQARGRKGFGDFGPPRGDPSLVWRAHWTAGTLCPGMVRNPTSRAWNQGLRALLSFPLTRQCFAVRSLGWVEVPEEDLVPGKSSIAVNNCIQQLAQMRSRSRSQPPEGAWGEGQNMLMILKKDAMSLVNPLDHSLIHCQPLVHIRVWGVGSSKGRDSPISDPARDFAFVAGDKDSCMLKCHVFRCDVPAKAIASALQGLCAQILSERVGVNGDSPCSSLDPISPEDLPQQVELLDAVSQAAQKYEALYMGTLPVNKAMGMDVLNEAICTLTNRGDQDTWVPAMLSVSDSLMTAHPIQSSQGPASARSSGDQAWCGQAEAGAEEEPLWQCPVRLVTFIGVGRDPHTFGLIADLGRQSFQCAAFWCQPHAGGLSEAVQAACMLEISSSSGSWGSVPTAAPRHF from the exons ATGTCAGTGGGGCCGTTGGCGTCGGTGCGCCTTTCCCGGAGCCACGCACGGAAACGCGCACCCACTTGGGGATCCAGAGGCCTGTTTACACGCGCCACCCCTCGGCGGGCGGCGCTGCTCGGGCTCGTCCTTTCCCGCCCCTGGGATCTGGCTCGTACCCCATCTCGTATTTGTGCGGCGCCTGTTGGCCCGGCCAGCGCAGAGAGGCTGGGCTTGTGGGCACAGCAGATCCGGAGGTCGAGCTGGGCTGAGATTGCGGGCCGGCGAAGGCCGGCGGGGACGCGGTCGGGGCTATGCTGGGCAAGGATTACATGCTGGCCATCATTCTGGTCAACTGCGATG ATGACTTGTGGGGGGACCAGAGTCTTGAGGGGGAGCCAGGACTGCCCCCTGGCTGGAGAAAGATACGCGATGCTGCAGGTACTTACTATTGGCATGTGCCCAGTGGCAGCACCCAGTGGCAGCGCCCAACCTGGGAGACAGGAGATGCAGAGGACCCAGGCACG AGGACGGAAGGGATTTGGGGACTTCGGCCCCCCAAGGGGAGATCCTTCTCTAGTCTGGAGAGCTCACTGGACCGCAG GAACTCTCTGTCCTGGTATGGTGAGGAATCCTACATCCAGAGCATGGAACCAGGGGCTAAG GGCCCTCCTGTCCTTTCCCCTAACCCGTCAGTGCTTTGCAGTCCGCTCCCTGGGTTGGGTAGAGGTACCCGAAGAGGATCTGGTACCAGGGAAGAGCAGTATTGCAGTCAATAACTGCATCCAGCAACTGGCTCAGATGCGCAGCCGTAGCCGCAGCCAGCCCCCAGAGGGTGCCTGGGGCGAG GGTCAGAACATGCTGATGATCCTAAAGAAGGATGCCATGAGCCTGGTGAATCCTCTGGACCACAGTCTGATCCACTGCCAGCCTCTGGTGCACATCCGTGTGTGGGGTGTGGGCAGCTCCAAGGGCCG TGACAG CCCCATCTCTGACCCTGCCAGGGACTTCGCTTTTGTGGCGGGTGACAAAGACAGCTGTATGCTCAAGTGCCATGTGTTTCGCTGTGATGTCCCTGCCAAGGCCATCGCCAGTGCCCTGCAGGGGCTCTGTGCCCAG ATCTTGTCAGAGCGTGTAGGTGTCAATGGTGATTCCCCTTGCTCCTCCCTAGACCCCATCTCCCCTGAGGACCTGCCACAGCAAG TGGAGCTACTGGATGCAGTGAGTCAAGCTGCTCAGAAGTACGAGGCGCTGTACATGGGGACCTTGCCAGTCAACAAAGCCATGG GCATGGACGTGCTGAATGAGGCCATTTGTACCCTCACCAACCGAGGGGACCAGGATACCTGGGTCCCTGCCATGCTCAGTGTGTCTGACTCTCTGATGACTGCACATCCCATTCAG AGCTCACAGGGTCCAGCCAGTGCCCGGTCCTCTGGTGACCAGGCCTGGTGTGGGCAGGCAGAAGCTGGTGCAGAGGAGGAACCACTATGGCAGTGCCCTGTGCGCCTTGTGACCTTTATTGGTGTTGGCCGTGACCCTCACACCTTTGGCCTCATTGCTGACCTGGGCCGTCAGAGCTTTCAGTGTGCAGCCTTCTGGTGCCAGCCCCATGCAGGGGGACTCTCTGAAGCTGTGCAGGCTGCTTGTATG CTGGAGATTTCGAGTTCCTCGGGGAGCTGGGGCAGCGTTCCCACAGCGGCTCCCCGGCATTTCTGA
- the APBB3 gene encoding amyloid-beta A4 precursor protein-binding family B member 3 isoform X12, which yields MLGKDYMLAIILVNCDDDLWGDQSLEGEPGLPPGWRKIRDAAGTYYWHVPSGSTQWQRPTWETGDAEDPGTRTEGIWGLRPPKGRSFSSLESSLDRRNSLSWYGEESYIQSMEPGAKCFAVRSLGWVEVPEEDLVPGKSSIAVNNCIQQLAQMRSRSRSQPPEGAWGEGQNMLMILKKDAMSLVNPLDHSLIHCQPLVHIRVWGVGSSKGRDRDFAFVAGDKDSCMLKCHVFRCDVPAKAIASALQGLCAQILSERVGVNGDSPCSSLDPISPEDLPQQVELLDAVSQAAQKYEALYMGTLPVNKAMGMDVLNEAICTLTNRGDQDTWVPAMLSVSDSLMTAHPIQAEAGAEEEPLWQCPVRLVTFIGVGRDPHTFGLIADLGRQSFQCAAFWCQPHAGGLSEAVQAACMVQYQKCLVASAARGKAWGAQARARLRLKRTSSVDSPGGPLPLPLLKGGVGGAGAAPRKRGVFSFLDAFRLKPSLLHMP from the exons ATGCTGGGCAAGGATTACATGCTGGCCATCATTCTGGTCAACTGCGATG ATGACTTGTGGGGGGACCAGAGTCTTGAGGGGGAGCCAGGACTGCCCCCTGGCTGGAGAAAGATACGCGATGCTGCAGGTACTTACTATTGGCATGTGCCCAGTGGCAGCACCCAGTGGCAGCGCCCAACCTGGGAGACAGGAGATGCAGAGGACCCAGGCACG AGGACGGAAGGGATTTGGGGACTTCGGCCCCCCAAGGGGAGATCCTTCTCTAGTCTGGAGAGCTCACTGGACCGCAG GAACTCTCTGTCCTGGTATGGTGAGGAATCCTACATCCAGAGCATGGAACCAGGGGCTAAG TGCTTTGCAGTCCGCTCCCTGGGTTGGGTAGAGGTACCCGAAGAGGATCTGGTACCAGGGAAGAGCAGTATTGCAGTCAATAACTGCATCCAGCAACTGGCTCAGATGCGCAGCCGTAGCCGCAGCCAGCCCCCAGAGGGTGCCTGGGGCGAG GGTCAGAACATGCTGATGATCCTAAAGAAGGATGCCATGAGCCTGGTGAATCCTCTGGACCACAGTCTGATCCACTGCCAGCCTCTGGTGCACATCCGTGTGTGGGGTGTGGGCAGCTCCAAGGGCCG TGACAG GGACTTCGCTTTTGTGGCGGGTGACAAAGACAGCTGTATGCTCAAGTGCCATGTGTTTCGCTGTGATGTCCCTGCCAAGGCCATCGCCAGTGCCCTGCAGGGGCTCTGTGCCCAG ATCTTGTCAGAGCGTGTAGGTGTCAATGGTGATTCCCCTTGCTCCTCCCTAGACCCCATCTCCCCTGAGGACCTGCCACAGCAAG TGGAGCTACTGGATGCAGTGAGTCAAGCTGCTCAGAAGTACGAGGCGCTGTACATGGGGACCTTGCCAGTCAACAAAGCCATGG GCATGGACGTGCTGAATGAGGCCATTTGTACCCTCACCAACCGAGGGGACCAGGATACCTGGGTCCCTGCCATGCTCAGTGTGTCTGACTCTCTGATGACTGCACATCCCATTCAG GCAGAAGCTGGTGCAGAGGAGGAACCACTATGGCAGTGCCCTGTGCGCCTTGTGACCTTTATTGGTGTTGGCCGTGACCCTCACACCTTTGGCCTCATTGCTGACCTGGGCCGTCAGAGCTTTCAGTGTGCAGCCTTCTGGTGCCAGCCCCATGCAGGGGGACTCTCTGAAGCTGTGCAGGCTGCTTGTATG GTTCAGTACCAGAAGTGTCTTGTGGCCTCTGCAGCTCGAGGCAAGGCCTGGGGTGCCCAGGCCCGTGCCCGCCTGCGGCTCAAGCGGACCAGCTCCGTGGACTCCCCAGGAGGtcccctgccgctccccctgctcaaaGGAGGGGTTGGGGGTGCAGGGGCAGCCCCTCGAAAGCGGggtgtcttctcttttcttgatgCCTTCCGCCTGAAACCCTCTCTGCTCCATATGCCCTAA
- the APBB3 gene encoding amyloid-beta A4 precursor protein-binding family B member 3 isoform X7, producing the protein MLGKDYMLAIILVNCDDDLWGDQSLEGEPGLPPGWRKIRDAAGTYYWHVPSGSTQWQRPTWETGDAEDPGTFPLYRGRKGFGDFGPPRGDPSLVWRAHWTAGTLCPGMVRNPTSRAWNQGLRALLSFPLTRQCFAVRSLGWVEVPEEDLVPGKSSIAVNNCIQQLAQMRSRSRSQPPEGAWGEGQNMLMILKKDAMSLVNPLDHSLIHCQPLVHIRVWGVGSSKGRDSPISDPARDFAFVAGDKDSCMLKCHVFRCDVPAKAIASALQGLCAQILSERVGVNGDSPCSSLDPISPEDLPQQVELLDAVSQAAQKYEALYMGTLPVNKAMGMDVLNEAICTLTNRGDQDTWVPAMLSVSDSLMTAHPIQSSQGPASARSSGDQAWCGQAEAGAEEEPLWQCPVRLVTFIGVGRDPHTFGLIADLGRQSFQCAAFWCQPHAGGLSEAVQAACMVQYQKCLVASAARGKAWGAQARARLRLKRTSSVDSPGGPLPLPLLKGGVGGAGAAPRKRGVFSFLDAFRLKPSLLHMP; encoded by the exons ATGCTGGGCAAGGATTACATGCTGGCCATCATTCTGGTCAACTGCGATG ATGACTTGTGGGGGGACCAGAGTCTTGAGGGGGAGCCAGGACTGCCCCCTGGCTGGAGAAAGATACGCGATGCTGCAGGTACTTACTATTGGCATGTGCCCAGTGGCAGCACCCAGTGGCAGCGCCCAACCTGGGAGACAGGAGATGCAGAGGACCCAGGCACG TTCCCTCTTTACAGAGGACGGAAGGGATTTGGGGACTTCGGCCCCCCAAGGGGAGATCCTTCTCTAGTCTGGAGAGCTCACTGGACCGCAG GAACTCTCTGTCCTGGTATGGTGAGGAATCCTACATCCAGAGCATGGAACCAGGGGCTAAG GGCCCTCCTGTCCTTTCCCCTAACCCGTCAGTGCTTTGCAGTCCGCTCCCTGGGTTGGGTAGAGGTACCCGAAGAGGATCTGGTACCAGGGAAGAGCAGTATTGCAGTCAATAACTGCATCCAGCAACTGGCTCAGATGCGCAGCCGTAGCCGCAGCCAGCCCCCAGAGGGTGCCTGGGGCGAG GGTCAGAACATGCTGATGATCCTAAAGAAGGATGCCATGAGCCTGGTGAATCCTCTGGACCACAGTCTGATCCACTGCCAGCCTCTGGTGCACATCCGTGTGTGGGGTGTGGGCAGCTCCAAGGGCCG TGACAG CCCCATCTCTGACCCTGCCAGGGACTTCGCTTTTGTGGCGGGTGACAAAGACAGCTGTATGCTCAAGTGCCATGTGTTTCGCTGTGATGTCCCTGCCAAGGCCATCGCCAGTGCCCTGCAGGGGCTCTGTGCCCAG ATCTTGTCAGAGCGTGTAGGTGTCAATGGTGATTCCCCTTGCTCCTCCCTAGACCCCATCTCCCCTGAGGACCTGCCACAGCAAG TGGAGCTACTGGATGCAGTGAGTCAAGCTGCTCAGAAGTACGAGGCGCTGTACATGGGGACCTTGCCAGTCAACAAAGCCATGG GCATGGACGTGCTGAATGAGGCCATTTGTACCCTCACCAACCGAGGGGACCAGGATACCTGGGTCCCTGCCATGCTCAGTGTGTCTGACTCTCTGATGACTGCACATCCCATTCAG AGCTCACAGGGTCCAGCCAGTGCCCGGTCCTCTGGTGACCAGGCCTGGTGTGGGCAGGCAGAAGCTGGTGCAGAGGAGGAACCACTATGGCAGTGCCCTGTGCGCCTTGTGACCTTTATTGGTGTTGGCCGTGACCCTCACACCTTTGGCCTCATTGCTGACCTGGGCCGTCAGAGCTTTCAGTGTGCAGCCTTCTGGTGCCAGCCCCATGCAGGGGGACTCTCTGAAGCTGTGCAGGCTGCTTGTATG GTTCAGTACCAGAAGTGTCTTGTGGCCTCTGCAGCTCGAGGCAAGGCCTGGGGTGCCCAGGCCCGTGCCCGCCTGCGGCTCAAGCGGACCAGCTCCGTGGACTCCCCAGGAGGtcccctgccgctccccctgctcaaaGGAGGGGTTGGGGGTGCAGGGGCAGCCCCTCGAAAGCGGggtgtcttctcttttcttgatgCCTTCCGCCTGAAACCCTCTCTGCTCCATATGCCCTAA
- the APBB3 gene encoding amyloid-beta A4 precursor protein-binding family B member 3 isoform X10, which yields MLGKDYMLAIILVNCDDDLWGDQSLEGEPGLPPGWRKIRDAAGTYYWHVPSGSTQWQRPTWETGDAEDPGTRTEGIWGLRPPKGRSFSSLESSLDRRNSLSWYGEESYIQSMEPGAKCFAVRSLGWVEVPEEDLVPGKSSIAVNNCIQQLAQMRSRSRSQPPEGAWGEGQNMLMILKKDAMSLVNPLDHSLIHCQPLVHIRVWGVGSSKGRDFAFVAGDKDSCMLKCHVFRCDVPAKAIASALQGLCAQILSERVGVNGDSPCSSLDPISPEDLPQQVELLDAVSQAAQKYEALYMGTLPVNKAMGMDVLNEAICTLTNRGDQDTWVPAMLSVSDSLMTAHPIQAEAGAEEEPLWQCPVRLVTFIGVGRDPHTFGLIADLGRQSFQCAAFWCQPHAGGLSEAVQAACMVQYQKCLVASAARGKAWGAQARARLRLKRTSSVDSPGGPLPLPLLKGGVGGAGAAPRKRGVFSFLDAFRLKPSLLHMP from the exons ATGCTGGGCAAGGATTACATGCTGGCCATCATTCTGGTCAACTGCGATG ATGACTTGTGGGGGGACCAGAGTCTTGAGGGGGAGCCAGGACTGCCCCCTGGCTGGAGAAAGATACGCGATGCTGCAGGTACTTACTATTGGCATGTGCCCAGTGGCAGCACCCAGTGGCAGCGCCCAACCTGGGAGACAGGAGATGCAGAGGACCCAGGCACG AGGACGGAAGGGATTTGGGGACTTCGGCCCCCCAAGGGGAGATCCTTCTCTAGTCTGGAGAGCTCACTGGACCGCAG GAACTCTCTGTCCTGGTATGGTGAGGAATCCTACATCCAGAGCATGGAACCAGGGGCTAAG TGCTTTGCAGTCCGCTCCCTGGGTTGGGTAGAGGTACCCGAAGAGGATCTGGTACCAGGGAAGAGCAGTATTGCAGTCAATAACTGCATCCAGCAACTGGCTCAGATGCGCAGCCGTAGCCGCAGCCAGCCCCCAGAGGGTGCCTGGGGCGAG GGTCAGAACATGCTGATGATCCTAAAGAAGGATGCCATGAGCCTGGTGAATCCTCTGGACCACAGTCTGATCCACTGCCAGCCTCTGGTGCACATCCGTGTGTGGGGTGTGGGCAGCTCCAAGGGCCG GGACTTCGCTTTTGTGGCGGGTGACAAAGACAGCTGTATGCTCAAGTGCCATGTGTTTCGCTGTGATGTCCCTGCCAAGGCCATCGCCAGTGCCCTGCAGGGGCTCTGTGCCCAG ATCTTGTCAGAGCGTGTAGGTGTCAATGGTGATTCCCCTTGCTCCTCCCTAGACCCCATCTCCCCTGAGGACCTGCCACAGCAAG TGGAGCTACTGGATGCAGTGAGTCAAGCTGCTCAGAAGTACGAGGCGCTGTACATGGGGACCTTGCCAGTCAACAAAGCCATGG GCATGGACGTGCTGAATGAGGCCATTTGTACCCTCACCAACCGAGGGGACCAGGATACCTGGGTCCCTGCCATGCTCAGTGTGTCTGACTCTCTGATGACTGCACATCCCATTCAG GCAGAAGCTGGTGCAGAGGAGGAACCACTATGGCAGTGCCCTGTGCGCCTTGTGACCTTTATTGGTGTTGGCCGTGACCCTCACACCTTTGGCCTCATTGCTGACCTGGGCCGTCAGAGCTTTCAGTGTGCAGCCTTCTGGTGCCAGCCCCATGCAGGGGGACTCTCTGAAGCTGTGCAGGCTGCTTGTATG GTTCAGTACCAGAAGTGTCTTGTGGCCTCTGCAGCTCGAGGCAAGGCCTGGGGTGCCCAGGCCCGTGCCCGCCTGCGGCTCAAGCGGACCAGCTCCGTGGACTCCCCAGGAGGtcccctgccgctccccctgctcaaaGGAGGGGTTGGGGGTGCAGGGGCAGCCCCTCGAAAGCGGggtgtcttctcttttcttgatgCCTTCCGCCTGAAACCCTCTCTGCTCCATATGCCCTAA
- the APBB3 gene encoding amyloid-beta A4 precursor protein-binding family B member 3 isoform X9: protein MLGKDYMLAIILVNCDDDLWGDQSLEGEPGLPPGWRKIRDAAGTYYWHVPSGSTQWQRPTWETGDAEDPGTRTEGIWGLRPPKGRSFSSLESSLDRRNSLSWYGEESYIQSMEPGAKCFAVRSLGWVEVPEEDLVPGKSSIAVNNCIQQLAQMRSRSRSQPPEGAWGEGQNMLMILKKDAMSLVNPLDHSLIHCQPLVHIRVWGVGSSKGRDSPISDPARDFAFVAGDKDSCMLKCHVFRCDVPAKAIASALQGLCAQILSERVGVNGDSPCSSLDPISPEDLPQQVELLDAVSQAAQKYEALYMGTLPVNKAMGMDVLNEAICTLTNRGDQDTWVPAMLSVSDSLMTAHPIQAEAGAEEEPLWQCPVRLVTFIGVGRDPHTFGLIADLGRQSFQCAAFWCQPHAGGLSEAVQAACMVQYQKCLVASAARGKAWGAQARARLRLKRTSSVDSPGGPLPLPLLKGGVGGAGAAPRKRGVFSFLDAFRLKPSLLHMP from the exons ATGCTGGGCAAGGATTACATGCTGGCCATCATTCTGGTCAACTGCGATG ATGACTTGTGGGGGGACCAGAGTCTTGAGGGGGAGCCAGGACTGCCCCCTGGCTGGAGAAAGATACGCGATGCTGCAGGTACTTACTATTGGCATGTGCCCAGTGGCAGCACCCAGTGGCAGCGCCCAACCTGGGAGACAGGAGATGCAGAGGACCCAGGCACG AGGACGGAAGGGATTTGGGGACTTCGGCCCCCCAAGGGGAGATCCTTCTCTAGTCTGGAGAGCTCACTGGACCGCAG GAACTCTCTGTCCTGGTATGGTGAGGAATCCTACATCCAGAGCATGGAACCAGGGGCTAAG TGCTTTGCAGTCCGCTCCCTGGGTTGGGTAGAGGTACCCGAAGAGGATCTGGTACCAGGGAAGAGCAGTATTGCAGTCAATAACTGCATCCAGCAACTGGCTCAGATGCGCAGCCGTAGCCGCAGCCAGCCCCCAGAGGGTGCCTGGGGCGAG GGTCAGAACATGCTGATGATCCTAAAGAAGGATGCCATGAGCCTGGTGAATCCTCTGGACCACAGTCTGATCCACTGCCAGCCTCTGGTGCACATCCGTGTGTGGGGTGTGGGCAGCTCCAAGGGCCG TGACAG CCCCATCTCTGACCCTGCCAGGGACTTCGCTTTTGTGGCGGGTGACAAAGACAGCTGTATGCTCAAGTGCCATGTGTTTCGCTGTGATGTCCCTGCCAAGGCCATCGCCAGTGCCCTGCAGGGGCTCTGTGCCCAG ATCTTGTCAGAGCGTGTAGGTGTCAATGGTGATTCCCCTTGCTCCTCCCTAGACCCCATCTCCCCTGAGGACCTGCCACAGCAAG TGGAGCTACTGGATGCAGTGAGTCAAGCTGCTCAGAAGTACGAGGCGCTGTACATGGGGACCTTGCCAGTCAACAAAGCCATGG GCATGGACGTGCTGAATGAGGCCATTTGTACCCTCACCAACCGAGGGGACCAGGATACCTGGGTCCCTGCCATGCTCAGTGTGTCTGACTCTCTGATGACTGCACATCCCATTCAG GCAGAAGCTGGTGCAGAGGAGGAACCACTATGGCAGTGCCCTGTGCGCCTTGTGACCTTTATTGGTGTTGGCCGTGACCCTCACACCTTTGGCCTCATTGCTGACCTGGGCCGTCAGAGCTTTCAGTGTGCAGCCTTCTGGTGCCAGCCCCATGCAGGGGGACTCTCTGAAGCTGTGCAGGCTGCTTGTATG GTTCAGTACCAGAAGTGTCTTGTGGCCTCTGCAGCTCGAGGCAAGGCCTGGGGTGCCCAGGCCCGTGCCCGCCTGCGGCTCAAGCGGACCAGCTCCGTGGACTCCCCAGGAGGtcccctgccgctccccctgctcaaaGGAGGGGTTGGGGGTGCAGGGGCAGCCCCTCGAAAGCGGggtgtcttctcttttcttgatgCCTTCCGCCTGAAACCCTCTCTGCTCCATATGCCCTAA